In Crassostrea angulata isolate pt1a10 chromosome 4, ASM2561291v2, whole genome shotgun sequence, one genomic interval encodes:
- the LOC128182276 gene encoding recQ-like DNA helicase blm-1: MAMVWIIDALSDGTLPRTILYCTSIKDASNIYSYIITELPQCSEVQMFHSETPEDIRNKILQDLLDEKSATKLVIATSALGMGVDIRQFYSVILDGAPKSIVDTVQEIGRVGRDGKDSVALVLFNSYHLRTVDTEVKDMFTSKDCKRVSMFEPFLSEGELLKERSKTISHSCCDLCADRCDCGTCDLTPIEKLFMVNLVEFSDHSSSDTEP, encoded by the coding sequence ATGGCCATGGTTTGGATTATTGATGCTTTATCGGATGGGACGTTACCAAGAACAATTCTGTACTGTACATCAATAAAAGATGCCTCAAATATATATTCCTACATAATAACAGAACTGCCACAGTGTTCCGAGGTGCAGATGTTTCATTCAGAAACCCCAGAGGACATCAGAAACAAAATTCTGCAAGATTTATTGGATGAAAAAAGTGCCACCAAACTTGTTATAGCCACAAGTGCACTAGGTATGGGGGTGGACATTAGGCAGTTTTATAGTGTAATTCTTGATGGTGCCCCCAAGAGCATAGTAGACACTGTGCAAGAAATAGGGAGGGTGGGGCGTGATGGAAAGGACTCTGTAGCCCTTGTTCTCTTCAATTCCTACCACCTGAGGACAGTTGACACTGAGGTAAAAGACATGTTTACCTCAAAAGACTGCAAACGTGTGTCTATGTTTGAGCCCTTTCTTTCAGAGGGAgaacttttaaaagaaaggaGTAAGACAATATCACATTCATGCTGTGATCTCTGTGCCGACAGGTGTGACTGTGGGACATGTGATTTGACCCCTATAGAGAAACTTTTTATGGTGAATCTTGTCGAATTTAGTGACCATAGTTCATCCGATACCGAACCTTAA